A window of the Helianthus annuus cultivar XRQ/B chromosome 4, HanXRQr2.0-SUNRISE, whole genome shotgun sequence genome harbors these coding sequences:
- the LOC118491460 gene encoding psoralen synthase-like — MKKLQKEVKEVAHGKPIITEDDLSKMMYLQAVLKEALRLHTPLPLVTSRESTQDVKLMRYDILAGTQVIVNAWAIGRDPTRWVEPDRFHPERFLNNPIDYKGLNFEFIPFGAGRRRCPAIQFVIVVNEFVLANLVYKYDFAMPEEVNGEELDMTEITGFTLHRKSPLLVVATPHLD; from the coding sequence ATGAAGAAGTTACAGAAAGAGGTGAAAGAAGTAGCTCACGGAAAACCCATAATTACCGAGGATGATTTATCGAAAATGATGTACTTACAAGCTGTCCTAAAAGAGGCATTGCGGTTGCATACTCCACTTCCATTAGTCACTTCCCGAGAATCAACACAAGATGTCAAACTAATGCGGTACGACATTTTAGCTGGTACGCAAGTGATTGTTAATGCGTGGGCGATAGGAAGAGATCCTACACGATGGGTGGAACCCGATAGGTTCCATCCAGAGAGGTTTTTAAACAATCCTATCGACTATAAAGGGCTTAACTTTGAGTTTATTCCATTTGGTGCGGGAAGGAGAAGGTGTCCAGCTATTCAGTTTGTGATAGTTGTTAACGAGTTCGTTTTAGCTAACTTGGTGTACAAATATGACTTTGCAATGCCAGAGGAGGTGAATGGGGAAGAACTTGACATGACTGAGATCACTGGCTTTACACTTCATAGGAAGTCCCCATTATTGGTTGTGGCAACTCCTCATCTAGATTAG